A part of Ooceraea biroi isolate clonal line C1 chromosome 10, Obir_v5.4, whole genome shotgun sequence genomic DNA contains:
- the LOC105278376 gene encoding LOW QUALITY PROTEIN: polycomb group protein Psc (The sequence of the model RefSeq protein was modified relative to this genomic sequence to represent the inferred CDS: inserted 1 base in 1 codon) yields the protein MLRGRRCREPPIYSESEQEEKEEVDDDSTATRAREEKRXPRATTTSDGHYRTPRGRGRGRGRGWGRGRGRSRGRGAVASRRTEQRCHLFTADAVATTVAATAAVAPSLPRPPLRSFAGNDNDDDDVRLSHAAAVSAPASNMEAKEKERPLVQDLNEHIVCPLCRGYLIDATTLVECLHSFCRGCILRRLSSGVRVCPVCSVAASPQLLPDVRLQRLVYLAVPGLFRSELERRRHFRLVNPQCPLLAPPVGALDLTLDDFVSLSLQKLEDADDESKSKERRDSLMNDDEVVQEGSGSTRYLKCPAAVTVRHLVRLLMLKRGWKEANADVNGVNSRIEILYQENDTQHSDEESTLRPLDPSWTLLDLACIFQWKREVPMKLFYRILRKEETISSPKISAYKDDATKDGPPTIENMQRPPTPPPSPKPSREPEVEPARAAETPRVLETGVDVRDKEMTKTKKPRCEVTPVMRAPDPPATSLSADNHHRSTEGVRRKDLRLEHRKRRKRRNKRVIAEITTTPREDLLKLKVRLTPCPPRITSSAGSGSTGSGGSGGVGTSQTKEKLLQMRAVRREKIKAIGQQRSAAGPLTRDESPKECSTTVEMEETIEEIIDSIPDEVVCIAQNIGTPNENVTERVIGKEEAEKPTKSAEDNGEPERPKKDEEILRRLGLVAINEAGGDKTAKQRVSQSGADRSDSLDCEKLEKQLRESKANRVRSLLAEKQMRDALKSIMSKTSKEERVSSSATAAVVASSPSASVPVSATAVAKKKEPPPLAPLRVAKPSGFATTSSGGALLSNATSKYETPLDLSSGGAAINDNNVLDLSATLPSGGIPTFSSSSSPSSSSSSSSSSPSSCSMSSLSAARPTRPAIGTASGFLRKSKELNQQQHQQQHQQQHQRRGQESNLRTLSDVAVSRLSSCLTEKSPSTMELASMALAATNKVALRIPQPHQRISGFGMKIKPNLGVRHIPNPQAVVASQYRNQRASYFNTVSQQPP from the exons ATGCTACGTGGCCGCCGCTGTCGTGAGCCGCCTATCTATTCGGAGTCAGagcaggaggagaaggaggaggtggACGACGACTCAACTGCGACTCGTGCAAGAGAGGAAAAGC TACCGCGAGCGACGACTACGAGCGACGGGCACTATCGGACGCCTCGGGGCCGGGGCCGGGGCCGGGGCCGGGGCTGGGGCCGGGGCCGGGGTCGGAGCCGGGGCCGGGGCGCCGTTGCGAGCCGACGGACGGAGCAGCGTTGCCACCTCTTCACCGCGGACGCGGTCGCGACCACCGTTgctgccaccgccgccgtcgcaCCGTCGTTGCCACGTCCGCCGCTACGTTCCTTCGCCGggaacgacaacgacgacgacgacgttcgcCTCAGTCACGCTGCTG CTGTTTCAGCACCGGCTAGCAACATGGAGgcaaaggagaaagaaaggccACTGGTCCAAGACTTAAACGAACATATCGTCTGCCCCCTGTGTAGAGGATATCTCATAGACGCTACGACTCTCGTGGAATGTCTACACTCCT TTTGCAGAGGCTGCATTCTTCGTCGTCTGAGCAGCGGCGTCCGCGTGTGCCCCGTCTGCAGTGTCGCGGCATCGCCGCAGTTGCTGCCGGACGTGCGCCTCCAACGGCTAGTATACCTCGCAGTGCCCGGTCTCTTCCGATCAGAGCTCGAGCGCCGGCGTCACTTTCGCCTGGTAAATCCGCAATGCCCGCTGCTCGCTCCTCCCGTGGGCGCCCTCGACCTCACTTTGGACGACTTCGTCAGTCTGAGTCTGCAGAAGCTAGAAGACGCGGATGATGAAAGCAAGTCGAAGGAGAGGCGGGACTCGTTGATGAACGATGACGAGGTGGTGCAGGAGGGTAGCGGCAGCACACGGTACCTCAAATGCCCGGCCGCCGTGACGGTGCGTCATCTGGTGCGTCTGTTAATGCTGAAGCGGGGGTGGAAAGAAGCCAATGCAGACGTCAATGGCGTCAACAGTAGGATAGAAATCTTGTATCAGGAAAATGATACACAACACTCCGACGAGGAGAGCACACTGCGTCCACTGGATCCCTCTTGGACACTCCTGGATCTTGCTTGCATATTTCAATGGAAGAGG GAAGTGCCGATGAAACTGTTCTACCGGATACTGCGAAAGGAAGAGACAATCTCGTCGCCGAAGATATCCGCGTACAAGGACGACGCGACGAAGGACGGTCCGCCAACGATCGAAAACATGCAGCGACCACCTACCCCGCCGCCGAGTCCCAAGCCCAGCCGCGAGCCGGAAGTGGAGCCGGCTCGCGCCGCGGAAACTCCACGCGTCCTCGAGACCGGCGTCGATGTTCGTGACAAAGAgatgacgaagacgaagaagcCGCGCTGCGAAGTGACCCCCGTCATGCGTGCTCCCGATCCCCCGGCCACTAGTCTTTCGGCGGACAATCATCATCGGTCGACGGAGGGCGTGAGAAGAAAAGACTTGAGGTTGGAGCATCGAAAGCGACGGAAGCGACGAAATAAACGGGTAATCGCGGAGATCACGACGACGCCGCGCGAGGATTTACTGAAACTCAAAGTTCGCCTAACACCATGTCCGCCAAGGATCACCTCAAGCGCGGGAAGCGGCAGCACCGGCAGCGGAGGTAGTGGTGGCGTTGGCACAAGTCAGACGAAGGAAAAGCTGCTGCAGATGCGGGCCGTCAGGCGCGAGAAGATTAAAGCGATCGGACAGCAACGATCGGCAGCAGGTCCACTAACGCGCGACGAGAGTCCCAAGGAGTGCAGTACGACAGTGGAAATGGAGGAGACGATCGAGGAGATCATCGACAGCATCCCAGACGAGGTGGTTTGTATCGCCCAGAACATTGGTACGCCGAACGAGAACGTTACTGAGAGAGTAATCGGCAAGGAGGAGGCGGAAAAACCAACGAAGTCGGCGGAGGACAACGGCGAACCGGAAAGACCGAAGAAGGACGAGGAAATCCTACGACGATTGGGTCTCGTGGCGATAAACGAGGCCGGTGGTGACAAGACGGCGAAGCAGCGCGTATCGCAGAGCGGCGCCGACAGATCGGACAGCTTGGATTGTGAGAAGCTGGAGAAACAGTTGCGTGAGAGTAAGGCGAATCGTGTGCGGAGCCTACTAGCGGAGAAGCAGATGCGCGATGCCCTGAAGAGCATCATGTCCAAGACATCGAAGGAAGAACGGGTGTCGTCATCCGCCACTGCTGCCGTTGTTGCGTCATCACCGTCCGCGTCGGTTCCCGTGTCGGCGACAGCCGTGGCGAAGAAGAAGGAACCGCCACCGCTGGCGCCGCTACGCGTCGCGAAACCGTCCGGTTTCGCCACAACAAGCAGCGGCGGCGCGCTGCTGTCGAACGCCACTTCCAAGTACGAAACGCCGCTAGATCTCAGTAGCGGTGGTGCCGCCATTAATGACAACAATGTCCTCGATTTATCCGCTACGCTACCCAGCGGTGGGATACCAACTTTCTCATCTTCCTCGTCTCCCTCATCCTCGTCTTCATCATCTTCTTCCTCACCCTCGTCTTGTTCAATGTCATCGTTATCGGCAGCGAGACCGACACGGCCTGCAATCGGCACCGCCAGCGGTTTTCTCCGCAAATCCAAAGAACTCAATCAGCAGCAGCACCAGCAGCAGCACCAGCAGCAGCACCAGCGTAGAGGCCAGGAGTCAAACCTGAGGACCCTCTCGGATGTAGCAGTGTCCCGTCTAAGTAGCTGTTTGACCGAGAAAAGTCCAAGTACAATGGAGTTGGCCTCAATGGCGTTGGCCGCCACGAACAAGGTTGCATTGCGGATACCGCAGCCGCACCAACGCATCTCCGGCTTCGGTATGAAGATCAAACCGAATCTCGGCGTACGGCACATCCCCAATCCCCAAGCCGTCGTGGCTTCACAGTATCGTAATCAAAGGGCCAGTTACTTCAACACTGTCTCCCAACAGCCACCATAA
- the LOC105278375 gene encoding 116 kDa U5 small nuclear ribonucleoprotein component → MDVDLYDEFGNYIGPDLASESEDENEYGNVGDDAEETQEEDEMEEDKDESREQADQGSSMAVVLHEDKRYYPSALEVYGPEVETLVQEEDAQPLTKPLIAPTRKPKFQIKQQQLPETTYSIEFLADMMDAPHLIRNVVLLGHLHHGKTTLVDCLVQQTHPYIHSITDEKPLRYTDTLFTEQQRGVSTKATPVTLLLQDVKSKSYLLNIFDTPGHVNFSDEATAAIRLSDGAILIVDAAEGVMLNTERLLKHALQEKLALTVCINKIDRLVLELKLPPLDAYYKLRHIIEEINGLIAMYSDTENPAFVSPAVGNVCFASSEYDVCFTLKSFAALYAKNYPELNAIEFAKRLWGDIYFNPKTRKFTKKPPHNTAQRSFIEFILEPLYKIFAQVVGDVDTTLPDVLDELGIRLTSEEMKMNIRPLLRLVCTRFLGDMCGLVDMCVTHVPSPQAHAPVKVQHVYTGPMDSMLAQDMVNCDPDGKLMIHSTKMYPTEDCTLFVVLGRVMSGTLEAGQRVRVLGEAYSRTDEEDSRVLTVGRLWISEARYSIELSRVPAGNWVLIEGIDRPIVKTSTITDPSNSEELHIFRPLKFNTQSVIKIAVEPVNPSELPKMLDGLRKVNKSYPLLGTRVEESGEHVVLGTGELYLDCAMHDLRRMYSEIDIKVADPVVAFAETVVETSSLKCFAETPNKRNKITMIAEPLERGLAEDIEAEHVRITWNKKRLGEFFQTKYDWDLLAARSIWAFGPDSTGPNILVDDTLPSEVDKTLLNSARDAIIQGFQWGTREGPLCEEPIRNVKFKILDAVIAQEPLHRGGGQIIPTARRVAYSAFLMATPRLMEPYLFVEVQAPADCVSAVYTVLAKRRGHVTQDAPVPGSPLYTIKAFIPAIDSFGFETDLRTHTQGQAFCLSVFHHWQIVPGDPLDKSITIRPLEPQPATHLAREFMLKTRRRKGLSEDVSINKFFDDPMLLELARQDVLLNYPL, encoded by the exons ATGGATGTTGATCTATATGACGAGTTCGGAAATTACATCGGTCCTGACTTGGCCTCGGAAAGCGAGGATGAAAATGAGTATGGCAACGTTGGTGATGATGCGGAGGAGACGCAAGAAGAAGACGAAATGGAAGAGGACAAAGATGAATCACGCGAGCAAGCGGATCAAGGATCCTCTATGGCAGTTGTATTACACGAAGATAAACGATACTACCCTAGTGCATTAGAAGTATATGGGCCTGAG GTAGAAACACTTGTGCAAGAAGAAGACGCGCAGCCATTAACCAAACCGTTGATAGCACCTACCAGAAAGCCAAAGTTCCAAATAAAACAACAACAGTTGCCTGAGACGACTTACAGTATTGAATTCTTAGCAGATATGATGGACGCACCGCATCTAATTAGAAACGTGGTTCTGTTGGGGCACCTTCATCATGGCAAAACAACTTTGGTCGACTGTTTAGTGCAACAGACGCATCCTTATATACACAGTATAACTGATGAAAAGCCGCTGAG GTACACAGATACATTGTTTACGGAGCAACAGAGAGGCGTGTCTACGAAGGCGACACCTGTCACTCTCTTACTGCAAGACGTCAAGTCCAAGTCGTACCTCCTGAACATATTCGACACACCGGGCCACGTGAATTTCTCCGACGAGGCAACAGCCGCGATTCGCTTATCGGATGGCGCGATACTGATCGTCGACGCGGCAGAGGGCGTGATGCTGAACACCGAGCGTCTGCTGAAGCACGCACTCCAGGAGAAGCTTGCTCTGACGGTCTGCATAAACAAGATAGACCGCCTGGTCCTGGAGCTGAAGCTGCCGCCATTGGACGCCTACTACAAACTGCGGCACATTATCGAGGAGATCAACGGACTGATAGCGATGTACTCCGACACGGAGAATCCCGCCTTCGTCTCACCTGCCGTCGGGAACGTCTGTTTCGCCAGCTCCGAGTACGACGTGTGCTTCACTCTGAAATCGTTCGCCGCGCTTTACGCCAAGAACTATCCCGAGCTCAATGCCATCGAGTTTGCCAAGCGGCTTTGGGGTGATATCTACTTCAATCCCAAGACGCGAAAATTTACCAAGAAACCGCCGCACAATACGGCGCAGCGTAGTTTCATCGAGTTTATTTTGGAGCCTCTGTACAAAATATTCGCGCAGGTCGTTGGCGATGTGGACACGACATTGCCTGACg TTCTCGACGAGCTTGGTATACGTTTAACGTCTGAGGAGATGAAGATGAACATACGGCCTTTGCTGAGACTCGTTTGCACGAGATTCCTGGGAGATATGTGCGGACTAGTTGACATGTGCGTCACCCACGTACCTAGTCCGCAAGCGCATGCGCCCGTTAAAGTGCAGCATGTCTACACCGGCCCGATGGATTCGATGCTCGCACAGGATATGGTCAATTGTGACCCAGAC GGAAAACTGATGATACACAGTACAAAAATGTATCCGACCGAGGATTGTACCCTATTCGTAGTGCTCGGTAGAGTGATGTCCGGTACACTGGAGGCGGGACAGCGCGTTCGTGTGTTGGGCGAAGCGTATTCACGCACGGACGAGGAGGATTCGCGCGTTCTCACGGTAGGCAGATTGTGGATCAGCGAGGCACGTTACTCGATTGAGCTGAGCCGCGTACCCGCGGGCAACTGGGTCCTCATCGAGGGTATCGATCGGCCGATCGTCAAGACCAGCACTATCACGGATCCCAGTAACTCGGAAGAGCTGCACATTTTCCGGCCGCTGAAATTCAACACCCAGAGTGTCATCAAAATCGCCGTCGAGCCGGTCAATCCGTCGGAGCTGCCGAAAATGCTGGACGGATTGCGGAAGGTGAACAAGAGTTATCCGTTGCTGGGCACGCGAGTGGAAGAGAGCGGTGAGCACGTTGTGCTGGGAACCGGCGAGCTTTACTTGGATTGCGCGATGCACGATCTACGGCGCATGTACTCCGAAATTGACATAAAAGTGGCTGACCCGGTGGTTGCGTTTGCGGAGACCGTGGTGGAGACTAGTTCTCTCAAGTGTTTCGCTGAAACACCGAATAAGCGCAACAAAATAACGATGATAGCGGAACCGCTCGAGAGAGGCCTCGCCGAAGACATTGAAGCCGAACACGTCCGCATTACGTGGAACAA GAAAAGACTAGGAGAATTCTTCCAAACTAAGTACGATTGGGATTTGTTAGCGGCACGAAGCATATGGGCATTCGGACCTGATTCCACTGGACCTAACATCTTAGTAGATGACACTCTACCTTCCGAGGTAGATAAAACCTTGTTGAACAGTGCACGCGACGCTATTATTCAAGGCTTTCAATGGGGAACTCGCGAAGGTCCTTTATGCGAAGAGCCTATCCGAAATGTGAAATTCAAGATTCTTGATGCCGTTATCGCACAGGAACCGCTGCATCGAGGAG GTGGTCAGATAATTCCTACCGCTCGCCGCGTCGCGTATTCAGCCTTTCTTATGGCAACTCCGCGGCTGATGGAGCCGTATCTGTTCGTTGAGGTGCAAGCGCCCGCGGACTGCGTGTCTGCCGTCTATACCGTCCTGGCAAAACGGCGAGGTCATGTGACGCAGGATGCACCGGTTCCAGGCAGCCCATTGTACACGATTAAAGCCTTCATACCAGCGATCGATAGTTTCGGATTCGAAACGGATCTACGGACGCATACTCAGGGACAAGCATTCTGTTTGTCCGTGTTTCATCACTGGCAAATCGTGCCCGGCGATCCTCTGGACAAGAGCATCACCATTAGACCACTCGAACCACAACCGGCTACCCACCTGGCCAGAGAGTTCATGTTGAAAACACGAAGACGCAAAGGCTTATCGGAGGATGTGTCCATCAACAAGTTCTTCGACGATCCTATGTTGCTCGAGTTAGCCCGACAGGATGTGCTGTTGAATTATCCCCTCTAA
- the LOC105278374 gene encoding ras-related protein M-Ras, whose product MTRPPNNDNLTAFKLVVVGDGGVGKSALTIQFFQKLFVTDYDPTIEDNYSQHTEVDKQWCVLDVLDTAGQEEFSAMRDQYMRTGDGFLMVYSVTDKQSYQNIIHFYEQILRVKDRDIYPMLLVANKVDLVHLRKVSEEQGRELAHRLGVPYIETSAKDPPQNVEAAFHEVVRIIRNHTRAIMEKNQKKRQRSRKCNIL is encoded by the exons ATGACACGACCACCCAATAATGACAATCTTACCGCCTTCAAGCTTGTCGTTGTTGGAGATGGAGGTGTCGGGAAGAGCGCTCTTACCATACAATTCTTTCAGAAGCTATTCGTTACAGACTACGATCCGACCATTGAAGATAATTATAGTCAGCACACAGAAGTCGATAAACAGTGGTGTGTCCTGGATG TGCTGGATACAGCCGGTCAAGAAGAATTTAGTGCTATGCGTGATCAGTATATGCGGACGGGTGATGGATTTCTTATGGTGTACTCTGTGACGGACAAACAGTCGTATCAAAAcatcattcatttttatgaACAAATTCTACGAGTGAAAGATAGAGATATTTATCCTATGCTATTGGTGGCTAATAAAGTTGATCTGGTGCATTTGAGAAAAGTCTCCGAGGAACAGGGAAGAGAATTGGCTCATCGTTTGGGTGTACCTTACATTGAAACTTCTGCCAAAGACCCACCGCAGAACGTGGAGGCTGCATTTCACGAG GTTGTCCGTATTATCAGGAATCACACACGGGCCATAATggagaaaaatcaaaagaaacGGCAGCGTTCGAGAAAGTGTAATATCTTATAA